ATCACCGTCGACGATCCGTTTCTCGCCTACCGACGGGCTCGAGATTCGGAAGGGCGCGGAACCGTTTTCCTCGAGACGACAGGCGGCCAACCCGGCTGGGGCTACTTCGGCGTCGATCCCGTCGATCGGCTCACGGTCGCGCCGGACGCGGTCACGCGATCGCGGGCGGACGACGGCTCCCCGACGCTCGCGGCCCTCGAGGGGCTGTTCGAGCGGACGGATCTGGTTCGTGGCGACTGCGACGTCCCGTTCCCCTGCGGCGCGGTCGGCTGGCTCTCCTACGACATCGTTCGCGAACTCGAGGCGCTTCCCGAGTCGGCCGTCGACGACCGCGGCCTGCCGCGACTCGAGGTCGCCGTCTACGACCGTCTCGTCGCGTGGGAGGCACCCACCGACGGCGAGGTGACGCTGCGGGTGACGGCCTGTCCGCGACTCGCGGACGGGGCGGCCGACGGTCGGAGCCGAGACGAGGCGCTTGAAGCGGCCTACGACCGCGGCCGCGAACGGGCGCTCGCGCTCGCTCGAGCCGCGCTCGAGGGCGATCCGACGATCGGCGACCCCCCGGTAGCGACGCCCGAGGCGACCTTCGAGAGCGATTGCGGCCGCGAGACCTTCGCGAACCGCGTTCGACGAGTCAAGGAGTACATCCGCGACGGCGACACCTTCCAGGCGAACGTCTCCCAGCGGTTGGTCGCCCCCGCCGCGGTTCACCCCGTCGCCGCCTACGACGCCCTTCGGCGGGTCAACCCGGCCCCCTACTCGGGCTTACTCGAGTTGCGCGCCGCCGATCTGGTGAGCGCCAGCCCGGAACTGCTCCTCGAGCGCGACGGCGCGTTCCTCCGCACGGAACCCATCGCCGGCACGCGCCCGCGCGGCGCGACGCCCGAGGAAGACCGGGAACTCGCGGACGACCTCCGTACCGACGAGAAGGAACGCGCCGAACACGCGATGCTCGTCGACCTCGAGCGAAACGACCTCGGGAAGGTCAGCGAGTACGGCTCCGTCGCGGTCGACGAGTACCGCCGGATCGATCGCTACTCCGAGGTGATGCATCTCGTCTCGAACGTGACCGGGCGACTCCGAGCCGACGAGACGCTGGCGGACGCCATCGCGGCGGTGTTTCCGGGGGGAACCATCACCGGCGCGCCAAAGCCGCGGACGATGGAGATCATCGACGAACTCGAGGCGACCCGACGCGGTCCCTACACGGGCAGTATCGGTATCTTCGGCTTCGACGGCCGGGCGACGCTCAACATCGTCATTCGGACGCTGGTCCGCCACGCCGAGGAGTACCACCTCCGCGTGGGTGCGGGGATCGTCCACGACTCGGAGCCCGGCCGCGAGTACGACGAGACGCTGGACAAGGCCCGCGCGCTGATCGCGGCGGTCGACGAGGCCCTCGGCGAGCGCGCGGGCATGGGACTCGAGACCAGCGGAGGTGGGGCGTGTGAATGACGGGCACAGCACCCGCAAGCGAGCGTCGGCGAGCGACCGCAGCAAAAGGGTGCTGGTCATCGACAACTACGACTCGTTCGCGTACAACCTCGTCCAGTACGTCGGCGAACTCGCGGACGAGGTCGTGGTTCGGCGCAACGACGAACTCGAGATCGCGGATCTTCGGGAAATCGACCCGACCGGCATCGTCGTTTCGCCGGGGCCGGGAACGCCGCGGGAGGCGGGGATTTCGATTCCCCTGTTCGCCGAGACCGAGTACCCCATCCTCGGGGTCTGTCTCGGCCACCAGGCCCTCTGTGCCGCCAACGGAGCCCCGGTCGTCCGCGCGCCCCACGTCGTTCACGGCAAGCCCTCGACCGTCAGCCACGACGGCGACGGGCTCTTCGACGGCCTCCCCGACACCTTTCAGGTCGGGCGCTATCACTCGCTGGCGGTCGACCGCGAGGACCTTCCCGACTCGCTCGAGGAAACGGCCAAGACGACCGACGAGCGCGGCGTGTTGATGGCGGTTCGCCACCGCGAGAAACCCCACGTCGGCGTGCAGTTTCACCCCGAGAGCATCCTGACGCGCGACCGCGAGGCCGGCGCGAGCGGGGACGGCATCTCGCTTTCGATCGGCAAGCGAACGATCGCGAACTTCTGTCGGTTCGCCGCGAGGGTCGACGAACGGAGGGAGGCGTAACCGCCACGATGAGCGACGATCCGATCTACCACGTCGACGGCGATCTCGTGCCCGCCAGCGAGGCCACCGTCAGCGTCGACGACCGCGGTTTCAGGTACGGCGACGCCGCCTTCGAGACCCTGCGAGCCTACGGCGGGAC
The genomic region above belongs to Natronorubrum halophilum and contains:
- a CDS encoding anthranilate synthase component II; amino-acid sequence: MNDGHSTRKRASASDRSKRVLVIDNYDSFAYNLVQYVGELADEVVVRRNDELEIADLREIDPTGIVVSPGPGTPREAGISIPLFAETEYPILGVCLGHQALCAANGAPVVRAPHVVHGKPSTVSHDGDGLFDGLPDTFQVGRYHSLAVDREDLPDSLEETAKTTDERGVLMAVRHREKPHVGVQFHPESILTRDREAGASGDGISLSIGKRTIANFCRFAARVDERREA
- the pabB gene encoding aminodeoxychorismate synthase, component I: MSDPRVVTSLASFRAAARDRLERDGTATATDAATRTTEFRTPVEVRITVDDPFLAYRRARDSEGRGTVFLETTGGQPGWGYFGVDPVDRLTVAPDAVTRSRADDGSPTLAALEGLFERTDLVRGDCDVPFPCGAVGWLSYDIVRELEALPESAVDDRGLPRLEVAVYDRLVAWEAPTDGEVTLRVTACPRLADGAADGRSRDEALEAAYDRGRERALALARAALEGDPTIGDPPVATPEATFESDCGRETFANRVRRVKEYIRDGDTFQANVSQRLVAPAAVHPVAAYDALRRVNPAPYSGLLELRAADLVSASPELLLERDGAFLRTEPIAGTRPRGATPEEDRELADDLRTDEKERAEHAMLVDLERNDLGKVSEYGSVAVDEYRRIDRYSEVMHLVSNVTGRLRADETLADAIAAVFPGGTITGAPKPRTMEIIDELEATRRGPYTGSIGIFGFDGRATLNIVIRTLVRHAEEYHLRVGAGIVHDSEPGREYDETLDKARALIAAVDEALGERAGMGLETSGGGACE